The following coding sequences are from one Rathayibacter sp. VKM Ac-2760 window:
- a CDS encoding DUF4232 domain-containing protein, with the protein MLALVGCAGSTAVAPASAAAPPSIATGTPKSTASAAPTPTATVDAAAAGPVWPADPCQDTQLTATVEDRPELSGAGKEGFAIVLTNALDQACSYFGWPGVLMLGADDTQLTSAGTSGAEAFPGALAPGESVQAEGRLSAVGPYDCTPTTATTVRVLVTSDGAGPGIDTPSDLRVCAGDGRSDFTTGPLTPAS; encoded by the coding sequence GTGCTCGCACTCGTCGGTTGCGCCGGTTCGACGGCGGTGGCTCCGGCATCGGCTGCCGCGCCTCCGTCGATCGCGACCGGCACCCCGAAGTCGACCGCCTCCGCTGCTCCGACGCCGACCGCGACCGTCGATGCGGCAGCGGCCGGTCCGGTGTGGCCGGCGGACCCGTGCCAGGACACGCAGCTCACGGCCACGGTGGAGGACCGGCCCGAGCTCTCCGGGGCGGGCAAGGAAGGGTTCGCGATCGTGCTCACGAACGCCTTGGATCAGGCGTGCTCGTACTTCGGCTGGCCGGGCGTTCTGATGCTCGGCGCCGATGACACGCAACTCACCAGTGCCGGCACGTCAGGAGCGGAAGCCTTCCCGGGGGCTCTCGCTCCGGGCGAGTCAGTGCAGGCTGAGGGCCGGCTCTCGGCCGTCGGCCCGTACGACTGCACGCCGACGACCGCCACGACTGTCCGGGTGCTCGTCACCTCGGACGGCGCCGGCCCGGGAATCGACACTCCGTCCGATCTCCGGGTCTGTGCCGGCGATGGTCGGAGTGACTTCACGACCGGGCCGCTCACGCCGGCGTCCTGA
- a CDS encoding VOC family protein, with product MHARPRLPCLTDAVELEQQRERAVALGATILDDRSTDPEEALDVLADPSGRPFCLTSRADPPRSSPAPRPVRVRAAGSAGRTRPCRRARRASA from the coding sequence GTGCACGCACGTCCGCGCCTACCCTGTCTCACGGACGCGGTCGAGCTGGAGCAGCAGCGAGAGCGGGCCGTCGCACTGGGCGCGACGATCCTCGACGATCGCAGCACCGATCCGGAGGAGGCGCTCGACGTGCTCGCCGATCCGTCGGGCCGACCGTTCTGCCTCACGAGTCGAGCCGACCCGCCCCGCTCGTCGCCGGCGCCGCGACCCGTTCGGGTGCGAGCCGCGGGATCAGCCGGACGAACACGACCATGCCGACGAGCTCGACGAGCGTCTGCGTGA
- a CDS encoding SDR family oxidoreductase has protein sequence MSNPLAPGSLDGKRILVTGSSRGIGADTVRYFAEAGASVVVNYRSKAPRATKLVEQITAAGGSAFAVGADLTDATSRSDLFAEIEQRLGGLDVLVLNASGGMESNMGEDYAMVLNRDSQVATLEAALPLLGDGSRIVFVTSHQAHFIRTTPTMPEYEPVALSKRAGEDALRERIPALTERGIEFVVVSGDMIEGTITATLLERSNPGAISSRRESAGKLYNVGEFAAEVALAAVDPIPAENTRLVGDTADFS, from the coding sequence GTGTCCAACCCCCTCGCTCCCGGTTCGCTCGACGGCAAGCGCATCCTCGTCACCGGCTCCTCCCGCGGCATCGGCGCCGACACCGTCCGCTACTTCGCCGAGGCGGGCGCGAGCGTCGTCGTCAACTACCGCTCGAAGGCGCCGCGCGCGACCAAGCTGGTGGAGCAGATCACGGCCGCGGGCGGATCGGCCTTCGCCGTGGGCGCCGACCTCACCGACGCGACCTCGCGCTCCGACCTCTTCGCCGAGATCGAGCAGAGGCTCGGCGGTCTCGACGTCCTGGTGCTGAACGCCTCCGGCGGCATGGAGAGCAACATGGGGGAGGACTACGCGATGGTCCTCAACCGCGACTCGCAGGTCGCGACGCTGGAGGCGGCGCTGCCGCTGCTCGGCGACGGCTCGCGGATCGTCTTCGTCACCAGCCACCAGGCGCACTTCATCCGCACCACGCCGACCATGCCGGAGTACGAGCCGGTGGCGCTGTCCAAGCGCGCGGGCGAGGACGCACTCCGCGAGCGGATCCCCGCGCTGACCGAGCGCGGCATCGAGTTCGTCGTCGTCTCGGGCGACATGATCGAGGGCACCATCACCGCCACGCTGCTCGAGCGCTCGAACCCCGGCGCGATCAGCTCGCGCCGCGAGTCGGCGGGCAAGCTCTACAACGTCGGCGAGTTCGCGGCCGAGGTCGCCCTCGCCGCCGTCGACCCGATCCCGGCGGAGAACACGCGCCTCGTCGGCGACACCGCCGACTTCAGCTAG
- a CDS encoding CPBP family intramembrane glutamic endopeptidase, translated as MSDVTRGSRWVDFWERGTWWKAVVAAVGYLVLYQLAGIADGRVLGNLVDGPGPLSSETNVVVYLLVPLLVGAVVLVAFVGSVRWTRPLFGAQPVPRRGWMWIAVALTAAPIVLRLFGIEYGEYSGGVIALTFLSGLLIGFTEELLTRGIAVKILRSAGHSERGVAVISSLLFALLHSANLLSGQAPVTVLLTMVYAFGFGMMMYLVLRATGNLLWPILLHGLTDPTTILATGGIDTAHTGAESPLLPFAGIFSLVFIVAAVPAIILVRGRARTEGALR; from the coding sequence ATGAGCGACGTGACGCGGGGATCGCGATGGGTGGACTTCTGGGAACGGGGAACGTGGTGGAAGGCCGTCGTCGCGGCGGTCGGCTACCTCGTCCTCTACCAGCTCGCGGGGATCGCTGACGGGCGGGTCCTCGGGAACCTCGTCGACGGGCCGGGCCCGCTCTCCTCCGAGACGAACGTGGTCGTCTACCTCCTCGTGCCGCTGCTCGTGGGCGCTGTCGTGCTGGTCGCGTTCGTCGGCTCGGTGCGGTGGACGCGGCCGCTCTTCGGCGCGCAGCCGGTCCCGCGCCGCGGGTGGATGTGGATCGCGGTCGCCCTGACCGCGGCCCCGATCGTGCTGCGCCTCTTCGGAATCGAGTACGGCGAGTACAGCGGCGGGGTCATCGCGCTGACGTTCCTCTCCGGTCTGCTGATCGGGTTCACGGAGGAGCTGCTCACGCGCGGCATCGCGGTGAAGATCCTGCGCAGCGCCGGCCACTCCGAGCGCGGCGTCGCCGTGATCTCGTCGCTGCTGTTCGCGCTCCTGCACTCCGCGAACCTCCTCAGCGGCCAGGCCCCGGTCACGGTCCTGCTGACGATGGTCTACGCCTTCGGCTTCGGCATGATGATGTACCTCGTGCTCCGCGCGACCGGGAACCTCCTCTGGCCGATCCTCCTGCACGGACTGACGGATCCGACGACCATCCTCGCCACCGGCGGCATCGACACCGCGCACACCGGTGCCGAGAGCCCGCTGCTCCCGTTCGCCGGGATCTTCAGCCTCGTCTTCATCGTCGCCGCAGTGCCGGCGATCATCCTCGTCCGAGGCCGCGCCCGCACCGAAGGAGCACTCCGATGA
- a CDS encoding type II CAAX endopeptidase family protein, with amino-acid sequence MTTRTESRPIPRSIWVGVVAAVFYVVIAAVVGTLLDPLAGGDETLDFVIGTWLPVGVLIVVGLLFARRAGWLREAWTAPSPFTERRRWWLLAIPVALALQILVILASVPWSERALPMVLIFLIGSLLIGVGEELYFRGLFRVAVRGHHGELAALLITSVAFGLAHTVGYLFNGVPAPATALAVVFLAMDGALFYGALRATGTLWVPIVLHGLGDFARFLQQGGDAHEEPQSFGGDALPATTEYVLIALSIALVVSLARSDRAARRG; translated from the coding sequence ATGACGACCCGCACCGAGTCCCGGCCGATCCCCCGCAGCATCTGGGTCGGCGTCGTCGCCGCCGTCTTCTACGTCGTCATCGCGGCGGTCGTCGGCACCCTGCTCGACCCGCTCGCCGGCGGCGACGAGACCCTCGACTTCGTCATCGGGACCTGGCTGCCGGTCGGCGTCCTCATCGTCGTGGGGCTCCTGTTCGCGCGGCGGGCCGGCTGGCTCCGCGAGGCGTGGACCGCACCCTCGCCGTTCACGGAACGGCGCCGCTGGTGGCTGCTCGCGATCCCGGTCGCGCTCGCCCTCCAGATCCTCGTCATCCTGGCGAGCGTGCCCTGGTCGGAGCGGGCGCTGCCCATGGTCCTGATCTTCCTCATCGGCTCGCTCCTGATCGGCGTCGGGGAGGAGCTCTACTTCCGCGGTCTCTTCCGGGTCGCCGTCCGCGGACACCACGGCGAGCTCGCGGCACTGCTGATCACCTCGGTCGCGTTCGGCCTGGCACACACCGTCGGCTACCTCTTCAACGGAGTCCCGGCCCCCGCGACCGCACTGGCCGTCGTCTTCCTCGCCATGGACGGCGCTCTCTTCTACGGCGCTCTGCGCGCGACCGGGACGCTCTGGGTCCCGATCGTGCTGCACGGTCTCGGCGACTTCGCCCGCTTCCTGCAGCAGGGCGGTGACGCGCACGAGGAGCCGCAGAGCTTCGGCGGCGACGCCCTGCCGGCCACGACCGAGTACGTCCTCATCGCCCTCTCGATCGCGCTCGTGGTCAGCCTCGCCCGAAGCGACCGCGCCGCACGACGCGGTTGA
- a CDS encoding helix-turn-helix transcriptional regulator has product MSTTDDLREFLTTRRARLTLEQTGLPDFGGRRRVPGLRREEVALLAGMSAEYYKRLERGNATGVSAAVLDGISRALQLDEAEHSHLLDLVRTANAGAHPQKRRPATRTLTLRPAVQQMIDAMSTVPVFVQNGRLDCVATNRLGHALFSEMFLDQPTPMNAARFVFLDPRARTFYRDWEGDTRQMVALLRREAGRDPYDTHLSDLIGELSTRSDLFRTLWSAHDVREHRTGLKSIHHPVVGDLDLDFELMDLASHRGLQMLVFTAPDGSRSHEGLRLLASWAATTTPAEATTTPDSSH; this is encoded by the coding sequence ATGAGCACCACCGACGATCTCCGCGAGTTCCTCACCACGAGGCGGGCGCGACTCACGCTCGAGCAGACCGGCCTCCCCGACTTCGGCGGCCGCCGCCGCGTCCCCGGACTGCGCCGCGAGGAGGTCGCCCTGCTCGCCGGCATGAGCGCCGAGTACTACAAGCGCCTCGAGCGCGGCAACGCGACCGGAGTGTCCGCAGCCGTCCTCGACGGCATCAGCCGCGCCCTCCAGCTCGACGAGGCCGAGCACAGCCACCTCCTCGACCTCGTCCGCACTGCGAACGCCGGAGCCCACCCGCAGAAGCGCCGCCCCGCCACGCGGACGCTCACCCTCCGCCCCGCCGTGCAGCAGATGATCGACGCGATGTCGACCGTGCCCGTCTTCGTCCAGAACGGCCGCCTGGACTGCGTCGCCACGAACAGGCTCGGGCACGCCCTCTTCTCCGAGATGTTCCTCGACCAGCCGACGCCGATGAACGCCGCCCGCTTCGTGTTCCTCGACCCACGCGCCCGGACCTTCTACCGGGACTGGGAGGGCGACACCCGGCAGATGGTCGCGCTCCTGCGCCGCGAGGCCGGCCGGGACCCCTACGACACGCACCTCAGCGACCTCATCGGCGAGCTCTCCACCCGCAGCGACCTCTTCCGGACCCTCTGGTCCGCGCACGACGTCCGCGAGCACCGCACCGGCCTCAAGAGCATCCACCACCCCGTCGTCGGCGACCTCGACCTCGACTTCGAGCTGATGGACCTCGCCTCCCACCGCGGCCTCCAGATGCTCGTCTTCACCGCACCCGACGGCTCCCGCTCCCACGAGGGCCTGCGACTGCTCGCCAGCTGGGCGGCGACGACGACCCCCGCCGAAGCGACGACGACTCCCGACAGCTCCCACTGA
- a CDS encoding NAD-dependent epimerase/dehydratase family protein, whose translation MHVVVIGGSGHIGSFLVPRLVRAGHEVTSITRGTSTPYTAGPEWDRVRHVVADREQEDDDGVFASRVRDLGADTVIDLVCFTLDSARALVEGLRGHVGHLISCGSVWRYGPTLRLPIREGEGTPAIDEYGRQKEAIALYLKEESAAGGLRTTSLHPGHISGPGWAPIGPLGNLDPAVWSTLATGGTLRMPGSGAESMHHVHADDVAQAFELAVARPEAAAGEDFHIVAPSALTVRGFAQIAAGWFGREATLESIGWDEFRRSTDEDLAGASWGHLHRSQYFSIEKAVTLLGYAPRYEPEAAVLEGLESLIERGELTVPGPLTTRSRP comes from the coding sequence ATGCATGTCGTCGTCATCGGTGGGAGCGGCCACATCGGCTCCTTCCTCGTCCCCCGGCTCGTCCGCGCCGGCCACGAGGTCACGAGCATCACCCGCGGCACCAGCACGCCCTACACCGCCGGCCCCGAGTGGGATCGGGTGCGCCACGTCGTCGCCGATCGGGAGCAGGAGGACGACGACGGCGTCTTCGCCTCCCGTGTCCGCGACCTCGGTGCGGACACGGTCATCGATCTGGTCTGCTTCACGCTCGACTCGGCGCGGGCCCTCGTCGAGGGCCTCCGCGGTCACGTCGGCCACCTGATCAGCTGCGGATCGGTCTGGCGCTACGGCCCGACCCTCAGGCTCCCGATCCGGGAGGGCGAGGGCACGCCCGCGATCGACGAGTACGGCCGGCAGAAGGAGGCGATCGCCCTCTATCTGAAGGAGGAGAGCGCCGCCGGCGGCCTGCGCACCACGTCGCTGCATCCGGGGCACATCAGCGGCCCGGGCTGGGCGCCGATCGGGCCGCTGGGCAACCTCGACCCCGCCGTCTGGAGCACGCTGGCCACCGGCGGGACGCTGCGCATGCCCGGTTCCGGCGCGGAGTCGATGCACCACGTGCACGCCGACGACGTCGCGCAGGCGTTCGAGCTGGCGGTGGCCCGGCCGGAGGCGGCAGCGGGGGAGGACTTCCACATCGTGGCCCCCTCGGCGCTGACGGTCCGCGGGTTCGCGCAGATCGCCGCGGGCTGGTTCGGGCGGGAGGCGACGCTGGAGAGCATCGGCTGGGACGAGTTCCGCCGGAGCACGGACGAGGATCTCGCAGGCGCGAGCTGGGGCCACCTGCACCGCAGCCAGTACTTCTCGATCGAGAAGGCGGTGACGCTCCTGGGCTACGCGCCGCGGTACGAGCCGGAGGCCGCCGTCCTGGAGGGCCTCGAGAGCCTGATCGAGCGCGGAGAGCTGACGGTCCCGGGCCCGCTCACGACGCGGAGTCGTCCGTGA
- a CDS encoding VOC family protein: protein MPTTIFINLAVTDLARSRAFYESLGYSINEGFSDDNAVSVVISDTITAMLLTREFFAEFTSKTIIDATTSTEVQLALSAESREEVDTVHENALAAGATDAGTQDHGFMYSKSFDDPDGHHWDYVWMDPEAAAGGAPEISLEEIRENTTHS from the coding sequence ATGCCCACCACGATCTTCATCAACCTCGCCGTGACCGATCTCGCTCGCTCCCGGGCGTTCTACGAGTCGCTCGGCTACTCGATCAACGAGGGCTTCAGCGACGACAACGCCGTCAGCGTGGTGATCAGCGACACGATCACCGCGATGCTGCTCACCCGGGAGTTCTTCGCCGAGTTCACCAGCAAGACGATCATCGACGCCACCACCTCGACCGAGGTGCAGCTCGCCCTCAGCGCCGAGAGCAGGGAAGAGGTCGACACCGTCCACGAGAACGCCCTCGCCGCGGGCGCGACCGACGCCGGCACCCAGGACCACGGCTTCATGTACTCGAAGAGCTTCGACGACCCCGACGGCCACCACTGGGACTACGTCTGGATGGACCCCGAGGCCGCCGCCGGCGGCGCACCGGAGATCAGCCTCGAGGAGATCCGAGAGAACACGACGCACAGCTGA
- a CDS encoding PadR family transcriptional regulator, with product MEEIREPRLWIMTVLARGRTHGYGIIAAAQELSDGAMVLKIPTLYSALDRLERQGLIAADGEEEVDGRRRRYFRLTDAGAARLAADAERLAQMERAAASAVRRLGRSATA from the coding sequence GTGGAGGAGATCCGAGAGCCGCGGTTGTGGATCATGACGGTCCTCGCGCGCGGCAGGACTCACGGCTACGGGATCATCGCTGCGGCGCAGGAGCTGTCCGACGGCGCGATGGTCCTGAAGATCCCCACCCTCTACTCCGCTCTCGACCGCCTCGAACGCCAGGGGCTCATCGCCGCCGACGGCGAGGAGGAGGTCGACGGCCGTCGGCGCCGGTACTTCCGCCTGACCGACGCCGGTGCGGCGCGCCTCGCGGCTGACGCGGAACGGCTGGCGCAGATGGAGCGCGCCGCGGCGAGCGCCGTCCGCCGACTCGGACGGAGTGCCACAGCATGA
- a CDS encoding helix-turn-helix domain containing protein: MDDETLLGILLRGRPATVEDAVLATHLEPAEVAAAVRRLRDRGLIGGANDVLAYPPPADWANEAVSVHTRRVRVAAEDAMSGIERILENLPSVLRAWSTGEAAADLVPTVLRHGPYAAEDLLWELAGTPSSTLVAVFASIDRLMTAPPDRALRFGNALRARDTVRIIVPSSATADPRVLERMALYGPTGLEYRSLDRPPGWFWVDGDHLALPFVWGEATPTSVLGVRHAGLANIVRAYFDELWQRADPLATDEQSWLPILRLMQQGNTLDSASNRLGINPRTGRRRISAAMEHYGVDTLFALGAAWGAGRAGNATRSAG, translated from the coding sequence ATGGACGACGAGACCCTCCTGGGCATCCTGCTGCGGGGACGGCCGGCGACGGTCGAGGACGCGGTGCTCGCGACCCACCTCGAGCCCGCAGAGGTCGCCGCGGCCGTCCGGAGGCTCCGCGACCGCGGGCTGATCGGCGGCGCGAACGACGTGCTGGCCTACCCTCCGCCCGCCGACTGGGCGAACGAGGCCGTCTCGGTGCACACCCGGCGGGTCCGCGTCGCGGCCGAGGACGCGATGTCCGGCATCGAGAGGATCCTCGAGAACCTGCCCTCCGTCCTGCGCGCCTGGTCGACCGGAGAGGCGGCCGCCGATCTCGTGCCCACGGTCCTGCGCCACGGCCCCTACGCCGCGGAGGACCTGCTCTGGGAGCTCGCGGGAACGCCGTCGAGCACCCTCGTCGCGGTGTTCGCCAGCATCGACCGGCTGATGACGGCGCCGCCCGATCGCGCCCTGCGCTTCGGCAACGCCCTGCGCGCCAGGGACACCGTCCGCATCATCGTCCCCTCCTCCGCGACCGCCGACCCGCGCGTGCTCGAGCGGATGGCCCTCTACGGACCCACCGGGCTCGAGTACCGCTCGCTCGATCGACCGCCGGGCTGGTTCTGGGTCGACGGCGACCACCTCGCTCTCCCCTTCGTCTGGGGCGAGGCCACCCCCACCAGCGTGCTGGGGGTGCGGCACGCGGGGCTCGCGAACATCGTCCGCGCCTACTTCGACGAGCTGTGGCAGCGAGCGGATCCGCTGGCGACGGACGAGCAGTCCTGGCTACCGATCCTGCGCCTGATGCAGCAGGGCAACACCCTCGACAGCGCTTCGAACCGCCTCGGCATCAACCCCCGCACCGGACGCCGCCGCATCTCTGCCGCGATGGAGCACTACGGAGTCGACACCCTCTTCGCCCTCGGCGCCGCGTGGGGCGCCGGCCGCGCCGGCAACGCGACCCGCTCCGCGGGCTGA
- a CDS encoding bile acid:sodium symporter: MSALVDRLERRQIALCLGAIAAGAALGLLLPAASHLEVAIEPVLGLLLFATFLGVPFTAIGRSLRDGRFLAAVGVLNFVVVPVVAFGLSRFVADRPALLFGVLLVLLTPCIDYVIVFAGLAEGASDRLLAAAPLLMLAQILLLPLYLLLFLGADGVAVVEVGPFARAFLLLIVVPLAAAALVQALGRRHRAGRVIRSTMLGLMVPLMMGILFVVVASQAGAVGAAAGQLLVLVPVYAGFLVIMAAAGLGVARLFRLESSATRALVFSGATRNSLVVLPLALALPASLALAPVVVVTQTLVELVGMVVFVRLIPRLAPERVAAPATSGAGRLDS; this comes from the coding sequence GTGAGCGCGCTCGTCGACCGGCTCGAACGACGCCAGATCGCCCTCTGCCTCGGTGCGATCGCCGCAGGCGCCGCGCTCGGGCTCCTGCTGCCCGCCGCGAGCCACCTGGAGGTCGCGATCGAGCCGGTGCTCGGGCTGCTGCTGTTCGCCACCTTCCTCGGGGTCCCGTTCACCGCGATCGGCCGGTCGCTGCGCGACGGCCGCTTCCTCGCCGCGGTCGGGGTGCTGAACTTCGTCGTCGTCCCGGTGGTCGCGTTCGGACTGTCCCGGTTCGTGGCGGATCGTCCGGCGCTGCTGTTCGGGGTGCTGCTGGTGCTGCTGACGCCGTGCATCGACTACGTGATCGTCTTCGCCGGTCTCGCCGAGGGCGCGTCCGACCGGCTTCTCGCTGCGGCTCCGCTGCTGATGCTCGCGCAGATCCTGCTCCTGCCGCTGTACCTGCTGCTCTTCCTCGGAGCCGACGGCGTCGCGGTGGTCGAGGTCGGCCCGTTCGCGCGGGCGTTCCTGCTGCTCATCGTCGTGCCGCTCGCGGCCGCCGCCCTCGTGCAGGCACTCGGCCGCCGGCACCGGGCGGGCCGGGTGATCCGGTCCACGATGCTCGGGCTGATGGTGCCGCTGATGATGGGGATCCTGTTCGTCGTCGTCGCCTCGCAGGCCGGCGCCGTCGGCGCGGCGGCCGGGCAGCTGCTCGTCCTCGTCCCGGTCTACGCCGGCTTCCTCGTGATCATGGCCGCCGCCGGGCTCGGCGTCGCCCGCCTCTTCCGTCTCGAGTCCTCCGCTACGCGCGCGCTCGTGTTCAGCGGAGCGACCCGGAACTCCCTCGTCGTCCTGCCCCTCGCGCTCGCACTGCCCGCGTCGCTCGCGCTCGCGCCGGTCGTCGTCGTCACGCAGACGCTCGTCGAGCTCGTCGGCATGGTCGTGTTCGTCCGGCTGATCCCGCGGCTCGCACCCGAACGGGTCGCGGCGCCGGCGACGAGCGGGGCGGGTCGGCTCGACTCGTGA